One genomic window of Pseudomonas chlororaphis subsp. piscium includes the following:
- a CDS encoding Lrp/AsnC family transcriptional regulator: protein MDKYDRMLLAALLENGRASYAELARKVNLSAPAVAERVAKLEASGVITGYQAKVDLAKLGLPIQCVIELRMAQHGNQKAYDELSRIPQLTECQRVTGDPCVIMRAAVGSMPELEELINRVAKFGFSKTSIVLSSAIEQRVPLGHLESNGK, encoded by the coding sequence ATGGACAAATATGACCGCATGCTCCTCGCCGCCCTGCTGGAAAATGGCCGGGCGAGCTACGCCGAGTTGGCGCGCAAGGTGAACCTCTCCGCCCCGGCCGTGGCCGAACGGGTGGCCAAACTCGAAGCCAGCGGAGTGATCACCGGCTACCAGGCCAAGGTCGACCTGGCCAAGCTCGGCCTGCCGATCCAGTGCGTGATCGAACTGCGCATGGCCCAGCACGGTAATCAGAAGGCCTACGACGAACTGAGCCGGATCCCGCAACTCACCGAATGCCAGCGGGTTACCGGCGATCCGTGCGTGATCATGCGCGCCGCCGTCGGCTCGATGCCGGAACTGGAAGAGTTGATCAACCGGGTGGCGAAGTTCGGGTTCAGCAAGACCTCGATCGTGCTCTCCAGCGCCATCGAACAGCGCGTGCCGCTGGGGCATCTGGAGAGCAACGGCAAGTGA
- the tesB gene encoding acyl-CoA thioesterase II translates to MSHVLDDLVDLLTLEPIEENLFRGRSQDLGFRQLFGGQVLGQSLSAASQTVEEARHVHSLHGYFLRPGDAALPVVYQVDRVRDGGSFSTRRVTAIQKGNPIFTCSASFQYDEEGFEHQDTMPQVVGPENLPSELEITQQRAHLIPEHMREKLLCPKPIEVRPVTEKDPYNPQPADPIKYVWFRADGELPDIPALHKYLLAYASDFGLLTTSMLPHGKSVWQKDMQVASLDHALWFHADLRADDWLLYAMDSPWAGNSRGFSRGSVFNRAGQLVASVTQEGLIRHRKDWA, encoded by the coding sequence ATGAGCCACGTGTTGGATGATCTGGTCGACCTGTTGACCCTGGAACCGATCGAGGAAAACCTGTTTCGCGGTCGTAGCCAGGACCTGGGCTTCCGCCAGCTGTTCGGCGGTCAGGTGTTGGGCCAGTCCCTGTCCGCGGCCAGCCAGACTGTCGAAGAGGCGCGCCATGTGCATTCGCTGCACGGTTACTTCCTGCGTCCGGGCGATGCGGCGTTGCCGGTGGTGTACCAGGTCGACCGGGTGCGCGATGGCGGCAGCTTCAGCACCCGCCGGGTAACGGCGATCCAGAAGGGCAACCCGATCTTCACCTGCAGCGCTTCGTTCCAGTACGACGAGGAAGGCTTCGAGCACCAGGACACCATGCCCCAGGTGGTCGGCCCGGAAAACCTGCCGTCGGAGCTGGAGATCACCCAGCAGCGCGCGCACCTGATCCCGGAGCACATGCGCGAAAAACTGCTGTGCCCCAAGCCCATCGAAGTGCGCCCGGTGACCGAGAAAGACCCCTACAACCCGCAGCCGGCGGACCCGATCAAATACGTCTGGTTCCGCGCCGACGGCGAGCTGCCGGACATTCCCGCGCTGCATAAATACCTGCTGGCCTACGCCTCGGACTTCGGCCTGCTGACCACCTCAATGCTGCCCCACGGCAAATCGGTGTGGCAGAAGGACATGCAGGTCGCCAGCCTCGACCATGCGCTGTGGTTTCATGCCGACCTGCGCGCCGACGACTGGCTGCTGTATGCCATGGACAGCCCGTGGGCCGGCAATTCCCGTGGTTTCTCCCGTGGCAGCGTGTTCAACCGCGCCGGCCAGTTGGTGGCGTCGGTGACCCAGGAAGGCCTGATCCGCCATCGCAAGGACTGGGCATGA
- a CDS encoding TIGR03862 family flavoprotein, whose translation MTLSSTTLPHHVAIIGGGPAGLMAAEVLSLAGIRVDLYDGMPSVGRKFLLAGVGGMNITHSEAYPVFLSRYAERAPQIAPLLREFGSEALCQWIHGLGIDTFVGSSGRVFPTDMKAAPLLRAWLKRLRDAGVVIHTRHRWLGWNVDGSLRIHSPEGEKSVQTDALLLALGGGSWARLGSDGAWMLPLEQRGVQLAPLQPSNCGFEVQDWSDLLRSKFAGAPLKNVAIGLNDDIPRLGECVITTTGIEGSLIYALSAPIRQAINRHGSATVHIDLLPGKPHDRIQAALSKPRGSRSMAKHLHSQLGIDGVKAALLRELTSADCFADPALLAKAIKALPLTLVKTRPLDEAISSAGGVTFEAMDQRLMLKQLPGVFCAGEMLDWEAPTGGYLLTACFASGRAAGLGMIEWLREKA comes from the coding sequence ATGACCTTATCCAGCACCACCCTGCCCCATCACGTCGCCATTATCGGTGGCGGCCCCGCCGGCTTGATGGCGGCCGAGGTGCTGAGCCTGGCGGGCATCCGCGTCGATCTCTACGACGGCATGCCATCGGTGGGCCGCAAATTCCTGCTGGCCGGGGTCGGCGGCATGAACATCACGCATTCCGAGGCCTACCCGGTCTTCCTCTCGCGTTATGCCGAACGGGCCCCGCAGATTGCCCCGCTGTTGCGCGAGTTCGGCAGCGAGGCCCTGTGCCAATGGATTCACGGCCTGGGCATCGACACTTTCGTCGGCAGCTCGGGCCGGGTGTTCCCCACCGACATGAAAGCCGCGCCGTTGCTGCGTGCCTGGCTCAAGCGCCTGCGCGATGCCGGCGTGGTTATCCACACCCGCCATCGCTGGCTCGGCTGGAATGTCGATGGCAGCCTGCGCATCCACAGCCCGGAAGGCGAAAAGTCGGTTCAGACCGACGCCCTGCTGCTGGCGCTGGGCGGCGGTAGCTGGGCACGCCTGGGTTCGGATGGAGCCTGGATGCTGCCGCTGGAACAGCGCGGCGTGCAACTGGCGCCCCTGCAACCGAGCAACTGCGGGTTCGAAGTGCAGGACTGGAGCGATCTGCTGCGCAGCAAGTTCGCCGGCGCCCCGCTGAAGAACGTGGCCATCGGCCTGAACGACGACATCCCCCGCCTCGGCGAATGCGTGATCACCACCACCGGGATCGAGGGCAGCCTGATCTACGCGCTGTCGGCACCGATTCGGCAAGCCATCAACCGCCACGGCTCGGCCACCGTGCATATCGACCTGCTGCCAGGCAAACCCCATGACCGGATCCAGGCCGCACTGAGCAAGCCACGGGGCTCACGCTCCATGGCCAAGCACCTGCACAGCCAGCTAGGCATCGACGGGGTGAAGGCCGCGCTCTTGCGTGAACTGACCAGCGCCGACTGCTTCGCCGACCCGGCGCTGCTGGCCAAGGCGATCAAGGCCCTGCCGTTGACCCTGGTGAAAACCCGGCCGCTGGACGAAGCCATCAGCAGCGCTGGCGGCGTGACGTTCGAAGCCATGGACCAACGCTTGATGCTCAAGCAATTGCCGGGTGTGTTCTGCGCCGGAGAAATGCTCGACTGGGAGGCGCCCACCGGCGGCTACCTGCTCACCGCGTGTTTCGCCAGCGGGCGGGCGGCGGGGTTGGGGATGATCGAGTGGTTGCGGGAAAAGGCCTGA
- the ypfJ gene encoding KPN_02809 family neutral zinc metallopeptidase: protein MLWKKGRRSDNVVDARDDSGGGGGGGLRFGGGKGLSLTAVILIVGIGWVTGQDPLQILGQLVGQMDQSSAPATTQQTRQAPPANDEQAEFVRSILGDTEDTWGQIFQQAGRSYQQPKLILFRGRVNSACGSATSATGPFYCPADQQVYLDMDFFREMDQRFSAAGDFAQAYVIAHEIGHHVQTLLGVSAKIQAARQQGRQMEGDGGLLVRQELQADCLAGVWANHAQKRLNWLEPGDIEEALNAANAIGDDRLQQQGQGRVVPDSFTHGSSAQRVRWFKAGFTQGQVGQCDTFAAKSL from the coding sequence ATGCTTTGGAAGAAAGGACGGCGCAGCGACAACGTGGTGGATGCTCGCGATGACAGTGGTGGTGGGGGCGGTGGCGGTCTGCGCTTTGGTGGCGGCAAGGGCCTGAGCCTGACCGCCGTCATCCTGATTGTCGGCATCGGCTGGGTCACCGGCCAGGACCCGCTGCAAATCCTCGGGCAACTCGTCGGGCAGATGGATCAGTCCTCGGCGCCCGCCACCACCCAGCAGACCCGCCAGGCGCCGCCGGCCAACGACGAGCAGGCGGAATTCGTGCGCTCGATCCTGGGCGATACCGAAGACACCTGGGGCCAGATCTTCCAGCAGGCCGGACGCTCCTACCAGCAACCCAAGCTCATCCTGTTCCGTGGCCGGGTGAATTCCGCCTGCGGCTCGGCGACCTCCGCCACCGGCCCCTTCTATTGCCCGGCCGACCAGCAGGTGTACCTGGACATGGACTTCTTCCGCGAAATGGACCAGCGCTTCTCGGCCGCCGGTGACTTCGCCCAGGCCTACGTGATCGCCCACGAAATCGGTCACCACGTACAGACCCTGCTCGGCGTCTCGGCGAAGATCCAGGCCGCCCGCCAACAGGGCCGGCAGATGGAAGGCGACGGCGGCCTGCTGGTGCGCCAGGAACTGCAAGCCGACTGCCTGGCAGGCGTCTGGGCCAACCATGCGCAGAAACGCCTGAACTGGCTGGAGCCGGGGGATATCGAAGAAGCCCTGAACGCCGCCAACGCCATCGGTGACGACCGCCTGCAACAGCAAGGCCAGGGCCGCGTGGTACCGGACTCCTTTACCCACGGCAGCTCGGCGCAACGGGTGCGCTGGTTCAAGGCAGGCTTCACTCAGGGCCAAGTCGGCCAGTGCGATACCTTCGCGGCGAAGAGTCTGTAA
- a CDS encoding 3'-5' exonuclease, with protein MERIAVIDFETTGISPSSSCRATEIAVVILEQGRIVERYQSLMNAGVRVPAFIEQLTGISNAMLRGAPPAEQVMNEVNEFVGTTPLLAHNAAFDQKFWDYELGRIKRTRLQNFACSLLLARRLMPAAPNHKLGTLTTFASLPHTGQAHRAMADAEMAANLTAHLALELRQKHGLRELSHDFLCKLQKVPAAKIGEHLKRHRGA; from the coding sequence TTGGAACGCATCGCAGTCATCGACTTTGAAACCACCGGGATCTCCCCGAGCAGCAGTTGCCGGGCCACGGAAATCGCCGTGGTGATTCTTGAGCAGGGGCGCATCGTCGAGCGTTACCAGAGCCTGATGAATGCCGGTGTGCGGGTGCCGGCCTTTATCGAACAGCTGACCGGCATCAGCAACGCCATGCTGCGCGGCGCGCCGCCGGCCGAGCAGGTGATGAACGAGGTCAACGAGTTCGTCGGCACCACGCCGCTGCTGGCGCACAACGCCGCGTTCGACCAGAAGTTCTGGGACTATGAGCTTGGTCGGATCAAGCGCACCCGCTTGCAGAACTTCGCCTGTTCCCTGTTGCTGGCGCGACGGCTGATGCCGGCGGCGCCCAACCACAAGCTCGGCACCCTCACCACGTTCGCCAGCCTGCCCCATACCGGCCAGGCTCACCGGGCCATGGCCGATGCGGAAATGGCCGCCAACCTCACCGCGCACCTGGCGCTGGAGCTGCGGCAGAAACACGGGCTGCGCGAGCTGTCCCACGACTTCCTGTGCAAATTGCAGAAAGTGCCGGCCGCCAAGATCGGTGAACACCTCAAGCGCCATCGCGGCGCCTGA
- a CDS encoding GNAT family N-acetyltransferase yields MEPILQLESARLLLRQWRDEDLPAFAAMCADPQVMRYFPAPLSRLESAALIGRIRGHFAEHGFGTWALERKDTGAFIGFTGLGVVGFEAPFTPAVEIGWRLAREHWGLGYASEAAWTALRCGFDRLALNEIVAFTTTSNLPSQKVMQAIGMQHDADDDFDHPKLGSEHPLRHHVLYRINREQWLETLHG; encoded by the coding sequence ATGGAGCCGATACTGCAACTCGAAAGTGCTCGACTGCTGTTGCGCCAGTGGCGCGACGAGGATTTGCCAGCGTTTGCGGCGATGTGCGCCGATCCGCAGGTCATGCGTTACTTTCCGGCCCCCCTGAGCCGCCTGGAAAGCGCCGCGCTGATCGGTCGGATCCGTGGGCATTTCGCCGAGCACGGTTTTGGCACCTGGGCGCTGGAGCGCAAGGATACCGGGGCCTTCATCGGTTTTACCGGGCTGGGCGTGGTGGGCTTCGAGGCGCCGTTCACCCCGGCGGTGGAAATCGGCTGGCGCCTGGCGCGCGAACACTGGGGCCTGGGCTACGCCAGCGAAGCGGCCTGGACCGCGCTGCGTTGCGGCTTCGATCGCCTGGCTCTGAACGAGATCGTCGCCTTCACCACCACCAGCAACCTGCCGTCGCAGAAAGTCATGCAGGCCATCGGTATGCAACACGATGCGGACGACGATTTCGATCACCCAAAGCTCGGCAGCGAGCATCCGCTGCGTCATCATGTGCTGTATCGCATCAACCGCGAACAATGGTTGGAAACCTTGCATGGATAG
- the yedA gene encoding drug/metabolite exporter YedA, with product MPGLRRFPLPLIAAFFALYVIWGSTYLVIRIGVEYWPPLMLAGIRFVLAGSLMYGFLRWRGAPAPTWAQWRAAGVIGILLLSCGNGAVTVAEHMGVASGVAALAVATVPLFTLLCGYFWGARNTRLEWAGIVLGLIGIAMLNLGSNLQSSPTGAALLVFAAAAWAFGSVWSKHLPLPQGAMASAVEMLVGGVVLLIGSWLSGEQLAAVPPIEGWAALAYLTGFGSIIAFNAYMYLLKHVRPAAATSYAYVNPAVAVLLGIVFVGETIGLEEALAMVVIISAVVLIGLPQWRKPKAAAIQEEATA from the coding sequence ATGCCTGGCCTACGCCGTTTTCCCTTGCCCTTGATTGCCGCCTTTTTTGCGCTGTACGTGATCTGGGGCTCGACCTACCTGGTGATCCGTATCGGGGTCGAATACTGGCCGCCGCTGATGCTCGCCGGCATCCGTTTCGTCCTCGCCGGCAGCCTGATGTACGGCTTCCTGCGTTGGCGCGGGGCGCCGGCACCGACCTGGGCGCAATGGCGGGCGGCAGGGGTGATCGGCATCCTGCTGCTGAGCTGCGGTAATGGCGCGGTCACTGTCGCCGAACATATGGGCGTGGCGTCCGGAGTGGCGGCCCTGGCGGTGGCCACGGTGCCGCTGTTCACCCTGCTGTGCGGCTACTTCTGGGGCGCGCGCAACACCCGCCTGGAATGGGCCGGGATCGTCCTCGGGCTGATCGGCATCGCTATGCTCAACCTCGGTTCCAACCTGCAGTCGAGCCCGACCGGCGCGGCCCTGCTGGTGTTCGCGGCGGCAGCCTGGGCCTTCGGTTCGGTGTGGAGCAAACACCTGCCGTTGCCGCAAGGGGCGATGGCCAGTGCCGTCGAGATGCTGGTGGGCGGCGTGGTGCTGCTGATCGGCAGCTGGTTGAGCGGCGAGCAACTGGCCGCCGTTCCGCCGATCGAAGGCTGGGCAGCCCTGGCGTACCTGACCGGCTTCGGCTCGATCATTGCCTTCAACGCCTACATGTACCTGCTCAAGCATGTGCGTCCGGCGGCGGCCACCAGCTATGCCTACGTCAACCCGGCGGTGGCGGTGCTGCTGGGAATAGTGTTTGTCGGCGAGACCATTGGCCTGGAGGAGGCGCTGGCGATGGTGGTGATCATCAGCGCCGTGGTGTTGATCGGCCTGCCGCAATGGCGCAAGCCAAAAGCCGCCGCGATACAGGAAGAAGCCACGGCTTGA
- a CDS encoding NYN domain-containing protein, with the protein MKKIAVFADVQNLYYTVRQAYGCHFNYAALWADISQRGQIVEAYAYAIDRGDSKQQQFQQILRNLGFTVKLKPYIQRSDGSAKGDWDVGITIDIMDAAAHVDEVVLASGDGDFDLLLERIINKHGVEAVAYGVPGLTANSLIRAATRYVPIEGALLLKS; encoded by the coding sequence GTGAAAAAAATCGCTGTGTTCGCCGATGTCCAGAATCTCTATTACACCGTGCGCCAAGCCTATGGTTGTCACTTCAACTATGCCGCCCTGTGGGCCGATATCAGTCAACGCGGGCAGATAGTCGAGGCCTACGCCTATGCGATCGACCGGGGCGACAGCAAGCAGCAGCAGTTCCAGCAGATCCTGCGCAACCTGGGCTTCACGGTAAAACTCAAACCCTACATCCAGCGCAGCGACGGCTCGGCCAAGGGCGACTGGGACGTGGGCATCACCATCGACATCATGGACGCCGCCGCCCATGTCGACGAAGTGGTGCTGGCCTCCGGCGACGGCGATTTCGACCTGTTGCTCGAGCGCATCATCAACAAGCACGGCGTCGAAGCGGTTGCCTATGGCGTGCCGGGACTCACCGCCAATTCGCTGATTCGCGCGGCCACGCGCTACGTGCCGATCGAAGGCGCGCTACTGCTCAAAAGCTGA
- a CDS encoding DUF2076 domain-containing protein, whose translation MNSEEQTLIDGLFSRLQQAEKDSAPRDAQAEARIKEHLTRQPAAGYFMTQAILVQEAAIKSLDEQNKQLTQQVQQLQAELQQARSQAAAPAPSSGGGFLSSIFGSGSRDPQPAPTQSAPASSGGGWREPARPAFNPQPQQNFGAPQQGYPQQNYAAPPQQAPAAAGSSFLGGALKTAAGVAGGVMLAQGLSSLFHGNQQPQEIVEVIKEEPAPASDNAGGWGNDEQRMANNDSWGNNDQGGFSDADYGNDDSSFFSDDDSFV comes from the coding sequence ATGAACAGCGAAGAGCAAACCCTGATCGATGGACTGTTTTCACGGTTGCAGCAAGCCGAGAAGGATTCAGCCCCGCGCGACGCCCAGGCCGAGGCGCGGATCAAGGAGCATCTGACCCGGCAGCCTGCCGCCGGGTATTTCATGACCCAGGCGATTCTGGTGCAAGAGGCGGCAATCAAGAGCCTCGACGAGCAGAACAAGCAACTCACCCAGCAGGTCCAGCAACTGCAGGCCGAACTGCAGCAGGCCAGATCCCAGGCTGCGGCACCGGCGCCCAGCAGTGGTGGCGGGTTTCTTTCGAGCATCTTCGGCAGCGGCTCCCGCGATCCGCAGCCGGCGCCTACGCAAAGCGCTCCGGCCTCGTCCGGCGGTGGTTGGCGCGAACCGGCGCGGCCGGCGTTCAACCCGCAGCCACAGCAGAACTTCGGCGCGCCGCAACAGGGCTATCCCCAGCAAAACTATGCCGCGCCACCCCAGCAGGCTCCGGCCGCGGCTGGCAGCAGCTTCCTCGGCGGTGCGCTGAAGACCGCCGCCGGCGTGGCGGGCGGCGTGATGCTGGCGCAAGGGCTCAGCAGCCTGTTCCACGGCAACCAGCAGCCGCAGGAAATCGTCGAAGTGATCAAGGAAGAACCGGCACCCGCCAGCGACAACGCGGGTGGCTGGGGCAATGACGAGCAGCGCATGGCCAACAACGACTCCTGGGGTAACAACGACCAGGGTGGCTTCAGCGATGCCGACTACGGCAACGACGACAGCTCGTTCTTTTCCGACGACGATTCCTTCGTCTGA
- a CDS encoding HAD family hydrolase — protein sequence MSLAEVRHWVFDMDGTLTVAVHDFAAIREALGIPPEHDILTHLAALPAAEAAAKHAWLLEHERDLALGSRPAPGAVELVRELAARGYRLGILTRNARELAHVTLEAIGLADCFAVEDVLGRDEAPPKPHPGGLLKLAAAWEVAPAEMVMVGDYRFDLDCGRAAGTHTVLVNLPDNPWPELADWHAEDCSVLRRMVLA from the coding sequence ATGAGCCTGGCCGAGGTGCGTCATTGGGTGTTCGACATGGACGGCACCCTGACGGTGGCCGTGCATGATTTCGCGGCCATCCGCGAAGCGCTGGGGATTCCACCGGAGCACGACATCCTGACCCACCTCGCGGCCTTGCCCGCCGCCGAAGCCGCGGCGAAACACGCCTGGCTGCTGGAACACGAGCGCGACCTGGCCCTGGGTTCGCGTCCGGCGCCGGGGGCGGTGGAACTGGTGCGGGAGCTGGCGGCGCGGGGCTATCGGCTGGGCATCCTGACCCGCAATGCGCGGGAGCTGGCCCATGTCACCCTGGAGGCCATCGGCCTGGCCGACTGCTTTGCCGTCGAGGACGTGCTGGGGCGCGACGAAGCCCCGCCCAAACCTCACCCGGGCGGCTTGCTGAAACTGGCCGCGGCCTGGGAGGTGGCGCCCGCTGAGATGGTGATGGTCGGCGACTACCGCTTCGACCTCGACTGCGGTCGCGCGGCGGGCACCCATACGGTGCTGGTGAACCTGCCGGATAACCCGTGGCCGGAACTGGCCGACTGGCACGCCGAGGATTGCAGCGTTCTACGGCGGATGGTGTTGGCTTGA
- a CDS encoding histone deacetylase family protein, which yields MPLPLIYHDDYSPEFPAEHRFPMDKFRLLRDHLVDSGLTRDTDLLRPELCPTEILALAHDPGYIERYMAGELSREDQRRLGLPWNEALARRTVRAVGGSLLAAEQALEHGLACHLAGGTHHAHYDHPAGFCIFNDLAVISHYLLEAGRVGRVLIFDCDVHQGDGTARILEHTPDAVTVSLHCEKNFPARKATSDWDIPLPMGMGDADYLKVVDDALNYLLPLYQPDLVLYDAGVDVHKDDALGYLKLTDQGVAARDEQVMRHCLGRDIPVLGVIGGGYSKDRQALARRHGILHHSAQRVWTSSGCH from the coding sequence ATGCCACTGCCGCTGATCTACCACGACGACTACAGCCCCGAGTTCCCGGCGGAGCACCGCTTCCCCATGGACAAGTTCCGCCTGCTGCGCGACCACCTGGTGGACAGCGGCCTGACCCGCGATACCGACCTGCTGCGCCCGGAGCTGTGCCCGACGGAGATTCTCGCCCTGGCCCACGACCCTGGGTATATCGAACGTTATATGGCCGGCGAGTTGTCGCGGGAAGACCAACGGCGCCTCGGCCTGCCCTGGAACGAAGCCCTGGCCCGGCGCACCGTGCGCGCTGTCGGCGGCTCGCTGCTGGCCGCCGAGCAGGCCCTGGAGCATGGCCTGGCCTGTCACCTGGCCGGCGGCACCCATCACGCCCACTACGACCACCCGGCGGGGTTCTGCATCTTCAACGACCTGGCGGTGATCAGCCATTACCTGCTGGAAGCCGGGCGGGTCGGCCGAGTGCTGATCTTCGACTGCGACGTGCACCAGGGCGACGGCACCGCGCGGATTCTCGAACATACCCCGGACGCCGTGACCGTCTCGCTGCACTGCGAAAAAAACTTCCCGGCGCGCAAGGCCACCAGCGACTGGGACATCCCCCTGCCCATGGGCATGGGCGACGCCGACTACCTGAAGGTGGTCGACGATGCCCTCAATTACCTGCTGCCGCTGTACCAGCCAGACCTGGTGCTGTACGACGCCGGGGTGGATGTACACAAGGACGATGCCCTGGGTTACCTGAAGCTGACCGACCAGGGCGTCGCCGCCCGCGACGAACAGGTGATGCGCCATTGCCTGGGGCGCGACATCCCGGTGCTCGGGGTGATCGGCGGCGGCTACAGCAAGGATCGCCAGGCTCTGGCGCGGCGCCACGGCATCCTCCACCACAGCGCGCAACGGGTGTGGACGTCATCAGGTTGTCACTGA
- a CDS encoding DEAD/DEAH box helicase, protein MTFATLGLIEPLLRALETLGYQTPTPVQAQAIPAVLAGRDLMAAAQTGTGKTAGFALPLLQSLTMEGPKVVSNSVRALILVPTRELAEQVHESVRQYAEHLPLSTYAVYGGVSINPQMMKLRKGIDLLVATPGRLLDLYRQNAVKFSQLQTLVLDEADRMLDLGFSEELKDIYAALPKKRQTLLFSATFSDAIRLLAGQMLNDPLSIEVSPRNVAANTVKQWVVTVDKKRKPELFSHLLRKNRWKQVLVFAKTRNGVDALVERLQGQGVNADGIHGDKPQATRQRALDRFKASEIQILVATDVAARGLDIEDLPLVVNFDLPIVAEDYIHRIGRTGRAGSTGEAISLVCADEVNLLSAIEMLTRQTLKRHDEPDFIPEHRVPETDASGQVIKKPKKPKKPKTSGGGGKRNLGKWVDSGEVAEAPAVKPVRKVPAFNTGPRKRKP, encoded by the coding sequence ATGACATTCGCCACTCTTGGCCTGATCGAACCCTTGCTGCGCGCCCTCGAAACGCTTGGCTACCAGACCCCGACACCGGTGCAGGCGCAAGCCATTCCGGCGGTGCTGGCCGGTCGCGACCTGATGGCCGCGGCCCAGACCGGCACCGGCAAGACCGCCGGCTTCGCCTTGCCGCTCCTGCAATCGCTGACCATGGAAGGGCCGAAAGTGGTCAGCAACTCGGTGCGCGCGCTGATCCTGGTGCCGACCCGCGAGCTGGCCGAACAGGTGCACGAGAGCGTGCGCCAGTACGCCGAGCACCTGCCGCTGAGCACCTACGCGGTATACGGCGGCGTCAGCATCAATCCGCAGATGATGAAGCTGCGCAAAGGCATCGACCTGCTGGTGGCGACCCCGGGTCGCTTGCTCGACCTGTACCGGCAGAACGCGGTGAAGTTCAGCCAGTTGCAGACCCTGGTGCTGGACGAAGCCGACCGCATGCTCGACCTGGGCTTCTCCGAAGAACTGAAGGACATCTACGCGGCACTGCCGAAAAAGCGTCAGACCCTGCTGTTCTCCGCGACCTTCTCCGATGCCATCCGCCTGTTGGCCGGGCAGATGCTCAATGACCCGCTGAGCATCGAAGTCAGCCCGCGCAACGTCGCCGCCAACACCGTCAAGCAATGGGTGGTGACGGTGGACAAGAAGCGCAAGCCGGAGCTGTTCAGCCACCTGCTGCGCAAGAACCGCTGGAAGCAGGTGCTGGTGTTCGCCAAGACCCGCAACGGCGTGGACGCGCTGGTGGAAAGGTTGCAGGGCCAGGGCGTGAATGCCGACGGCATCCATGGTGACAAGCCCCAGGCTACTCGTCAGCGTGCGCTGGACCGTTTCAAGGCCAGCGAGATCCAGATCCTGGTGGCCACCGACGTGGCGGCCCGTGGCCTGGACATCGAAGACCTGCCGCTGGTGGTCAACTTCGACCTGCCGATCGTCGCCGAGGATTACATCCACCGCATCGGCCGTACCGGCCGCGCCGGCTCCACCGGTGAGGCGATCTCGCTGGTCTGTGCCGATGAAGTGAACCTGCTGTCGGCCATCGAGATGCTGACCCGCCAGACCCTCAAGCGCCATGACGAGCCGGACTTCATCCCGGAACACCGGGTGCCGGAAACCGACGCCAGCGGCCAGGTGATCAAGAAGCCGAAAAAGCCGAAGAAACCCAAGACTTCCGGCGGTGGCGGCAAGCGCAACCTGGGCAAGTGGGTGGACAGCGGCGAAGTGGCCGAAGCCCCGGCGGTGAAACCGGTGCGCAAGGTGCCGGCGTTCAACACCGGGCCGCGCAAGCGCAAGCCGTAA